One Aphidius gifuensis isolate YNYX2018 linkage group LG3, ASM1490517v1, whole genome shotgun sequence DNA window includes the following coding sequences:
- the LOC122850956 gene encoding uncharacterized protein LOC122850956: MTWNPRKKCFLTQRPTSAHPLLTPAEDRDLDVAVQQLIHVESSTLKLMKQTKLYLEAICNLDKADQKLTTNLSTSGLVYLSDNFRQIVEDYHSVTNQVGKAVQEMVNLTQKTFLEPLKKLRDKFSLVAEALVKREELLTVWKTSYNRLKKLQEKKDKTANHVAKLEREKRAEDIAAKELKAVHLKLLSDFPWFLEKRLEYVKPSVHALIMIQ, from the exons atgacGTG gAATCCGaggaaaaaatgttttttgacaCAACGACCAACTTCAGCTCATCCTCTTTTAACACCTGCTGAAGATAGAGATTTAGATGTGGCCgttcaacaattaataca TGTGGAATCTTCAacattaaaattgatgaaacaaACGAAACTATATCTGGAGGCAATATGCAATCTTGACAAGGCTGATCAAAAACTTACTACCAATCTAAGTACATCTGGACTTGTTTATTTGAGTGACAATTTTCGTCAAATTGTCGAAGATTATCATTCTGTAACGAATCAAGTTGGCAAAGCTGTGCAAGAAATGGTTAATCTAactcaaaaaacatttttagaaCCATTGAAAAAACTTCGTGACAAGTTTTCATTGGTGGCAGAAGCTCTGGTAAAACGAGAAGAACTTCTTACTGTTTGGAAAACATCATACAATCgtttaaaaaaacttcaagaaaaaaaagataaaactgCAAATCACGTTGCAAAATTAGAGAGAGAAAAACGAGCAGAAGATATTGCAGCAAAAGAACTTAAGGCTGTTCATTTAAAACTATTGTCTGATTTTCCTTGGTTTTTAGAAAAACGACTTGAGTATGTTAAACCAAGTGTTCATGCATTGATTATGATTCA ATGA
- the LOC122850955 gene encoding LOW QUALITY PROTEIN: activating signal cointegrator 1 complex subunit 2 (The sequence of the model RefSeq protein was modified relative to this genomic sequence to represent the inferred CDS: deleted 2 bases in 1 codon) — translation MTKMVHSCDMDYFKNPMKLPIDKLDLVIEVNGETQKVPALSKFWTEKKQFLYYHVPNIYSKDGKEIVGAKDYWLETINYMIKDLEWLLCLSFHRFWSNIIYNKSIINILVLFLQDCPTFYTLDKFPNDKKMRESLEQLRRNVLIIFARIVTNKESSDAFFTLSTHGEIIYKEFLITAPIMLDLCQLYGRENQKIVEKILQSAIKAHPGYENDLREAVEFIVTFITTAEQNFEQSEILNSTTMEEYEHIVIELLDMSTNAEIFLTVYPHAAEFFSNHIFLTRIVSLYDNMISELYKKLHDIGYNEENLIKYTELKHYLDVTRIELLKIFRVASYKDIAWILEQPDPKKVDDATDRIGQFLDYLITGLSEKNFTRDYQQFYSILDDLDLVGQITDQIDPVKKELLINLVTMADNEKLMNIPDQIPEDVGTCSNGYEGFSSFPEASSGTTTNGKTEEELVELISSVKQILDNLGEGFIERCLKYYNYDQDAMINAYCEDALPAELRELDKTLPYIPADPMEKSAAVDQTLGFERLNVFDVIRIDKVNQKKDTYKNLNELMNDKSFKKGLDEVYQKYGLIDDDYDDEYDDTYDSQNNGVRVLDDAEEMDRPFTTPRVLRVNDDRNQPEEEEEEEENSSGLGDQRRGLNFCQDPAALRAKAEERRQLKQHASRNVVG, via the exons ATGACGAAGATGGTACATAGCTGTGatatggattattttaaaaatccaatGAAATTACCAATTGATAAACTTGATCTTGTCATTGAAGTCAATGGTGAAACACAAAAAGTACCAGCTTTGTCAAAATTTTGGACTGAAAAAAAGCAATTTCTTTACTATCATGttccaaatatttattcaaaggaTGGAAAGGAAATTGTTGGTGCCAAAGATTATTGGCTAGAAACTAttaattatatgattaaagATTTAGAATGGCTTCTTTGTTTATCATTTCAtag ATTTTGGTCAAacattatttacaacaaatcaattatcaacatattggttttatttttgcaagaTTGTCCTACATTTTACACTCTTGATAAATTtccaaatgacaaaaaaatgcGTGAAAGTCTTGAACAACTACGTCGTAATGTTCTTATAATATTTGCACGAATTGTAACAAACAAAGAAAGTTCAGATGCTTTTTTCACTTTATCTACTCATGgtgaaattatttacaaagaatttttaataacagcaCCAATTATGCTAGATCTTTGTCAATTATATGGAagagaaaatcaaaaaattgttgaaaaaatacttCAAAGTGCAATTAAAGCACATCCAGGATATGAAAATGATTTACGTGAAgctgttgaatttattgtaaCATTTATCACAACAGCTGAACAAAATTTTGAACAatcagaaattttaaattcaacaaccATGGAAGAATATGAACATATTGTTATTGAATTGTTGGATATGTCAACAAAtgcagaaatttttttaacagtttATCCACATGCTGCTGAATTTTTTAgcaatcatatttttcttaCAAGAATTGTATCACTTTATGATAACATGATTTCagaattatacaaaaaacttCATGATATTGGATATAACGAAGAAAATCTCATCAAGTACACTGAGCTCAAGCATTATTTAGATGTTACaagaattgaattattaaaaatatttagagttGCATCTTATAAAGATATTGCCTGGATACTAGAACAACC AGATCcaaaaaaagttgatgatgCTACAGATCGAATTGGACAATTTTTGGATTACTTAATAACAGGTTTATCTGAGAAAAATTTTACCAGAGATTATCagcaattttattcaattcttGATGATCTTGATTTAGTTGGTCAAATAACTGATCAAATTGATCCTGTCAAAAAAGAACTTCTTATCAATTTAGTGACAATGGCAGACAATGAAAAACTAATGAATATTCCAGACCAA ATTCCTGAGGATGTTGGAACATGCTCAAACGGCTATGAAGGTTTTAGTTCATTCCCAGAGGCATCAAGTGGTACCACAACAAATGGAAAAACTGAAGAGGAGTTGGTGGAATTAATTTCATCTGTTAAGcaaatacttgataatttagGCGAAGGTTTTATTGag AGATGCCTCAAGTATTACAATTACGATCAGGATGCAATGATAAATGCATATTGTGAAGATGCTTTACCTGCAGAATTACGTGAACTTGATAAAACACTTCCTTATATACCAGCAGATCCAATGGAAAAATCAGCAGCAGTTGATCAGACACTTGGGTTTGAACGTTTGAATGTATTTGATGTGATAAGAattgataaa gtaaatcaaaaaaaggatacatataaaaatttaaatgaattgatgaatgataaatcatttaaaaaaggcTTGGATGaagtttatcaaaaatatggtcttattgatgatgattatgatgatgagtATGATGATACATATGATAGTCAAAATAATGGAGTTCGCGTTCTTGATGATGCTGAAGAAATGGACAGACCATTTACAACACCTAGA gTACTTAGAGTAAATGATGATAGAAATCAGcctgaagaagaagaagaagaggaaGAAAATTCTAGTGGTCTTGGAGATCAAAGGAGAGGATTAAATTTCTGTCAAGATCCAGCAGCATTACGTGCCAAGGCTGAAGAACGTCGTCAACTTAAACAACATGCTTCTCGTAATGTTGTTGGc
- the LOC122852175 gene encoding ubiquitin-conjugating enzyme E2 J2-like has translation MSRKPNSATARLKQDYMRLKKDPVPYVVAEPVPSNILEWHYVVQGPEKTPYEGGFYHGKLHFPREFPFQPPSIYMTTPNGRFKVNTRLCLSISDFHPDTWNPAWSVSTILTGLLSFMIEKSPTLGSINTTDFEKKQWAYQSLEFNLKDKLFCELFPDTVAEIHTELERRKEAEKQTRQSTTAEVSNLIRDQLQREQSPLNGAMTNLAIIIGFAAFAYTVKYVLRNIAWE, from the exons ATGTCGAGAAAACCAAACAGTGCAACAGCTAGATTAAAGCAAGATTATATGAGATTGAAAAAGGATCCAGTGCCATATGTTGTTGCTGAACCGGTTCCATCAAACATTCTTGAATG GCACTATGTTGTTCAAGGTCCAGAAAAAACACCATATGAAGGTGGATTTTATCATGGAAAATTGCATTTTCCTCGTGAATTTCCTTTTCAGCCACCAAGTATCTACATGACAACACCAAATGGTAGATTCAAAGTCAATACACGACTTTGTCTTTCAATATCTGATTTCCATCCAGATACATGGAATCCAGCATGGAGtgtatcaacaattttaacaGGTCTTCTCAGTTTcatg aTTGAAAAAAGTCCAACACTTGGCAGTATTAATACGACagactttgaaaaaaaacaatgggcATATCAAAGTCTAGAATTTAAtctaaaagataaattattttgtgaatTATTTCCTGATACAGTTGCA gaaATTCATACGGAATTGGAACGAAGAAAAGAGGCTGAAAAACAAACAAGACAGTCAACAACAGCTgaagtatcaaatttaattagagATCAGCTTCAACGTGAACAAAGTCCATTGAACGGTGCAATGACTAATTTGGCAATAATTATCGGTTTTGCAGCATTTGCATATACCGTTAAATATGTTTTACGAAATATTGCCTGGGAAtaa
- the LOC122850957 gene encoding uncharacterized protein LOC122850957 produces the protein MLINRWTICCQGLSSENITNFTNSIKIKNNSKNFLCHDPQSRAYHISDLIAEQINLTKNYQSSSSWTFSPAYLVINRCDGYSGCCEAHQACMPKTKEFENITIAYQSLDINSSEKLKKFQIEKHIICFCNLANPVERKLLNTRVPEVVIIDD, from the exons atgttaataaatagaTGGActatttgt tGCCAAGGattatcaagtgaaaatataacaaactttacaaattcaataaaaattaaaaataatagtaaaaatttcttGTGTCATGATCCACAATCACGTGCTTATCATATTTCTGATTTAATTGCTGAACAAATAAatcttacaaaaaattatcaatcatcTTCATCATGGACATTTAGTCCAGCATATTTAGTTATAAATCGTTGTGATGGATATTCAGGTTGTTGTGAAGCTCATCAGGCTTGTATGccaaaaacaaaagaattcgaaaatataacaattgcATATCAATCATTGGATATCAATAgcagtgaaaaattaaaaaaatttcaaattgaaaaacatattatttgtttttgcaacTTGGCAAATCcagttgaaagaaaattattaaacacacGTGTACCAGAAGTTGtgattattgatgattaa
- the LOC122852174 gene encoding myosin-G heavy chain-like isoform X2, with amino-acid sequence MYGDLKEYQSDSFQDYTKLRVDNYSMMQSQQPLVTMPKSASGVYSVGDSSGIPSAGSSASNSPNSYERHSPPQFVELLSPSDHHALPGFHQPIHSYHQVNNSNYIATQTSPLPPPPPALLSSTSPTTTLYNYCDNFGDNKRYQEMQTQQNINNNNNNNIINNNNNCKVYERNNNLYDYERNKDGFMSDHSREQEQNLYLSTSHSPSTNYHSPNANNDDIHNQDIHNLQGYHGNNDNIDIVEYKPVIRNVFDMNTANNNIQQQQHHQQQQHHHQQQQLQTQQQQHSQQQQQQQEICNETNSLSRDNDLLQMNYRRAIGIKRKRNSSSGGDSENESISSSSLSSKTKIRKKSITSYEEIQSQRVQANVRERQRTQSLNEAFASLRKIIPTLPSDKLSKIQTLKLATRYIEFLTQVAKCNPDAADTVNKVDEHGEPNEFYGSSHLSSRNNIINTMHLLGT; translated from the exons atGTACGGTGACTTAAAAGAGTATCAAAGTGATAGTTTTCAAGATTATACAAAATTAcgtgttgataattattcaatgatgCAATCACAACAGCCTTTGGTTACAATGCCAAAATCAGCAAGTGGAGTTTATTCTGTTGGTGATTCATCTGGTATACCCAGTGCTGGTAGTTCAGCAAGTAATTCACCAAATAGTTATGAACGTCATTCACCACCacaatttgttgaattattaagtCCATCAGATCACCATGCTTTACCTGGTTTTCATCAACCAATTCATTCTTATCATCaagtaaataattcaaattacatTGCTACACAAACAtcaccactaccaccaccaccaccagcactattatcatcaacatcaccaacaacaactctatataattattgtgataATTTTGGTGATAATAAGAGATATCAAGAAATGCaaacacaacaaaatataaacaataataataataacaatattattaataataataataattgtaaagtttatgaaagaaataataatttgtatgattatgaaagaaataaagatGGTTTTATGTCTGATCACAGTCGTGAACAAGAACAAAACTTGTACCTTTCAACTAGTCATTCACCAAGCACTAATTATCATTCACCAAAtgcaaataatgatgatattcaTAATCAAGATATTCACAATTTACAAGGTTATCAtggaaataatgataatattgatattgttgaataCAAGCCAGTAATTAGAAATGTATTTGATATGAACACagccaataataatattcaacaacaacaacaccatcaacagcaacagcatcatcatcaacaacaacaactacaaacacaacagcaacaacattcacagcagcaacagcaacaacaagaaATTTGTAATGAAACAAATAGTTTATCAAgagataatgatttattacagATGAATTACAGACGTGCAATtggtattaaaagaaaaagaaattcaaGTTCTGGTGGTGATTCAGAAAATGAAagtatatcatcatcatcattaagttcaaaaacaaaaataagaaaaaaaagtataacatCATATGAAGAAATACAAAGTCAACGAGTACAAGCTAATGTCAGAGAAAGACAGAGAACTCAAAGTTTAAATGAAGCATTTGCATCATTAAGAAAAATCATTCCAACATTACCAAGTGATAAGTTGAGTAAAAttcaaacattaaaattagCAACAagatatattgaatttttaactcAAGTTGCCAAATGTAATCCTGATGCGGCGGATACAGTAAACAAAGTTGATGAACATGGTGA GCCAAATGAGTTCTATGGGAGCAGTCATCTCAGCTCGCGaaataacatcatcaacacCATGCACCTACTTGGCACATGA
- the LOC122852174 gene encoding putative uncharacterized protein DDB_G0291608 isoform X1 — MYGDLKEYQSDSFQDYTKLRVDNYSMMQSQQPLVTMPKSASGVYSVGDSSGIPSAGSSASNSPNSYERHSPPQFVELLSPSDHHALPGFHQPIHSYHQVNNSNYIATQTSPLPPPPPALLSSTSPTTTLYNYCDNFGDNKRYQEMQTQQNINNNNNNNIINNNNNCKVYERNNNLYDYERNKDGFMSDHSREQEQNLYLSTSHSPSTNYHSPNANNDDIHNQDIHNLQGYHGNNDNIDIVEYKPVIRNVFDMNTANNNIQQQQHHQQQQHHHQQQQLQTQQQQHSQQQQQQQEICNETNSLSRDNDLLQMNYRRAIGIKRKRNSSSGGDSENESISSSSLSSKTKIRKKSITSYEEIQSQRVQANVRERQRTQSLNEAFASLRKIIPTLPSDKLSKIQTLKLATRYIEFLTQVAKCNPDAADTVNKVDEHGQMSSMGAVISAREITSSTPCTYLAHERLSYAFSVWRMDGDWNTNI; from the exons atGTACGGTGACTTAAAAGAGTATCAAAGTGATAGTTTTCAAGATTATACAAAATTAcgtgttgataattattcaatgatgCAATCACAACAGCCTTTGGTTACAATGCCAAAATCAGCAAGTGGAGTTTATTCTGTTGGTGATTCATCTGGTATACCCAGTGCTGGTAGTTCAGCAAGTAATTCACCAAATAGTTATGAACGTCATTCACCACCacaatttgttgaattattaagtCCATCAGATCACCATGCTTTACCTGGTTTTCATCAACCAATTCATTCTTATCATCaagtaaataattcaaattacatTGCTACACAAACAtcaccactaccaccaccaccaccagcactattatcatcaacatcaccaacaacaactctatataattattgtgataATTTTGGTGATAATAAGAGATATCAAGAAATGCaaacacaacaaaatataaacaataataataataacaatattattaataataataataattgtaaagtttatgaaagaaataataatttgtatgattatgaaagaaataaagatGGTTTTATGTCTGATCACAGTCGTGAACAAGAACAAAACTTGTACCTTTCAACTAGTCATTCACCAAGCACTAATTATCATTCACCAAAtgcaaataatgatgatattcaTAATCAAGATATTCACAATTTACAAGGTTATCAtggaaataatgataatattgatattgttgaataCAAGCCAGTAATTAGAAATGTATTTGATATGAACACagccaataataatattcaacaacaacaacaccatcaacagcaacagcatcatcatcaacaacaacaactacaaacacaacagcaacaacattcacagcagcaacagcaacaacaagaaATTTGTAATGAAACAAATAGTTTATCAAgagataatgatttattacagATGAATTACAGACGTGCAATtggtattaaaagaaaaagaaattcaaGTTCTGGTGGTGATTCAGAAAATGAAagtatatcatcatcatcattaagttcaaaaacaaaaataagaaaaaaaagtataacatCATATGAAGAAATACAAAGTCAACGAGTACAAGCTAATGTCAGAGAAAGACAGAGAACTCAAAGTTTAAATGAAGCATTTGCATCATTAAGAAAAATCATTCCAACATTACCAAGTGATAAGTTGAGTAAAAttcaaacattaaaattagCAACAagatatattgaatttttaactcAAGTTGCCAAATGTAATCCTGATGCGGCGGATACAGTAAACAAAGTTGATGAACATG GCCAAATGAGTTCTATGGGAGCAGTCATCTCAGCTCGCGaaataacatcatcaacacCATGCACCTACTTGGCACATGAAAGACTATCATATGCTTTTAGTGTTTGGCGAATGGACGGTGATTggaatacaaatatttaa